One stretch of Thermococcus sp. DNA includes these proteins:
- a CDS encoding FAD-dependent oxidoreductase produces MKVVVIGSGTAGSNFALFLRKADMKAEITVIGKEPTMQYSPCALPHVISGTIEKPEDVIVFPNEFYEKQKIKLMLGTEVDGINRERKVVVTDKGEVPYDKLVLAVGSKAFVPPVKGIENEGVFTLKSLEDVRRIKAYIAERKPKKAIVIGAGLIGLEGAEAFAKLGMEVLVVEMMDRLMPTMLDKDTAKLVQAEMEGHGVSFRFNEGANEIIGSPVKAVKIGDEEVPADLVLVATGVRANVDLAKKAGLEVNRGIVVNEHLQTSDPNIYAIGDCAEVIDAVTGKRTLSQLGTSAVRMAKVTAEHIAGKDVVFRPVFNTAITELFGLEIGTFGIIEERAKREGIEVAVGKFKGSTKPEYYPGGKPITVKLIFRKSDRKLIGGQVVGGERVWGRIMTLSALAQKGATAEDVIYLETAYAPPISPTIDPISVAAEMALRRLR; encoded by the coding sequence ATGAAAGTCGTCGTCATCGGTTCTGGCACAGCCGGGAGCAACTTCGCCCTCTTTCTCAGGAAGGCCGATATGAAGGCCGAGATAACCGTCATTGGGAAGGAGCCAACGATGCAGTACTCCCCCTGCGCCCTGCCGCACGTGATAAGCGGCACGATTGAGAAGCCCGAGGACGTGATCGTCTTCCCGAACGAGTTCTACGAGAAGCAGAAGATTAAACTCATGCTCGGCACCGAAGTCGATGGGATAAACCGCGAGAGGAAGGTTGTAGTCACCGATAAGGGAGAAGTTCCCTACGACAAGCTCGTTTTGGCGGTCGGCTCCAAGGCCTTCGTCCCGCCGGTAAAGGGCATCGAGAACGAGGGAGTCTTCACGCTCAAAAGCCTCGAAGATGTGAGGAGGATAAAGGCATACATAGCCGAGAGGAAGCCAAAGAAAGCGATTGTCATCGGAGCCGGTTTGATAGGCCTGGAAGGGGCAGAAGCCTTTGCCAAGCTCGGCATGGAGGTTCTGGTTGTAGAGATGATGGATCGCCTAATGCCAACGATGCTCGACAAAGACACGGCAAAACTCGTCCAAGCAGAGATGGAGGGGCACGGTGTCTCCTTCCGCTTCAACGAGGGAGCCAACGAGATAATCGGAAGTCCAGTCAAAGCCGTTAAAATTGGAGACGAGGAAGTCCCGGCAGATCTCGTTTTAGTTGCCACGGGAGTTAGGGCGAACGTCGACCTGGCGAAAAAGGCCGGCCTCGAAGTCAACAGGGGAATAGTGGTGAACGAGCACCTTCAGACGAGCGACCCTAATATCTACGCGATAGGGGACTGCGCTGAGGTCATCGATGCGGTAACGGGGAAGAGAACGCTCAGCCAGCTCGGAACGAGCGCGGTGAGAATGGCGAAGGTTACAGCGGAGCACATAGCAGGCAAAGACGTCGTCTTTAGGCCCGTCTTCAACACAGCCATCACGGAGCTCTTCGGCCTCGAGATAGGCACCTTTGGAATCATCGAGGAGAGGGCAAAGAGGGAAGGCATCGAAGTAGCGGTCGGCAAGTTCAAGGGCTCGACCAAGCCCGAGTACTACCCCGGCGGAAAGCCAATAACGGTCAAGCTAATCTTCAGAAAATCCGATAGAAAGCTCATCGGTGGACAGGTGGTTGGTGGAGAACGCGTCTGGGGCAGGATAATGACGCTCTCTGCCTTAGCGCAGAAGGGCGCAACCGCTGAAGACGTGATCTACCTTGAGACGGCCTACGCCCCGCCGATAAGCCCAACGATAGACCCGATAAGCGTTGCCGCGGAGATGGCACTGAGGAGGCTCCGTTGA
- a CDS encoding ATPase domain-containing protein yields MMDIKGRISTGVSGLDRMLNGGFVPGRVYLVRGDPGLGKTTLSIQFLVDGMRRGENVLYITLEEPFDMVREDMKGFGLDLTGPHFMGIDATPVRRKTHIFEDVRYAEFAESLENL; encoded by the coding sequence ATGATGGACATCAAAGGGAGGATATCCACCGGAGTTTCCGGTCTCGATCGGATGCTGAACGGTGGGTTTGTGCCAGGTAGGGTGTACCTTGTGAGGGGTGATCCAGGTCTTGGAAAGACCACGCTCTCGATCCAGTTCCTAGTGGATGGCATGAGAAGGGGAGAGAACGTCCTGTACATAACTCTGGAAGAGCCATTTGATATGGTGCGCGAGGATATGAAGGGGTTTGGCCTCGACCTGACAGGCCCCCATTTTATGGGGATAGACGCGACTCCCGTTAGAAGGAAGACCCACATCTTCGAGGACGTCCGCTATGCTGAGTTTGCCGAAAGTCTTGAGAATTTATAA
- a CDS encoding ATPase domain-containing protein, producing MSRVAVDPITMLRLTVNDELAYRRLFIDLVKIFTKYNTTVIITSDIGEPGRFGIEDYLTSGVIELRRYEVEGKTLKGIKVTKFRGSPFDEDVRPYAFTDAGIEVYETERLYERSTP from the coding sequence ATATCGAGGGTTGCAGTTGATCCTATAACCATGTTGCGCCTCACGGTGAACGACGAGCTTGCCTATCGGCGTCTCTTTATAGACCTCGTCAAGATTTTTACCAAGTACAACACTACGGTGATTATCACCTCTGATATAGGGGAGCCTGGACGTTTCGGAATTGAGGACTATCTCACCAGCGGGGTTATAGAGCTGAGGAGATATGAAGTCGAGGGCAAGACCCTTAAAGGCATTAAAGTGACAAAGTTCAGAGGAAGTCCGTTTGATGAAGATGTAAGACCCTACGCTTTCACCGATGCTGGCATTGAGGTCTATGAGACCGAAAGACTGTACGAGAGATCAACACCATGA
- a CDS encoding MFS transporter, with protein MPKREQVVIQGKRERTLKLKKLRVRRRNVFFLALGMFIANMSFGMAFPYLGVYTRYLGASMVMVGLLSVAFNLTSTIFQYPFGWLSDSSGNRKGFIAFGIGSMGLFYAMMAFAASPTQVLILRTLQGVFGSSLTPAHSALISELSTRAGSIFGLFNSVENAGYMVGNFIGSAVSGYLGVRSIFLLSGVLLFLSVFIVLMIREKPTGRRSLLGMILVQEGREGWRATVGGSAFRRLLRGELGLFYLTVLLVMVASGQFYSVSPVYFERTFGGWSVGAIFGVESLAAALTGYYLGRLIDSYGPRKFYLLAIAGYIAAFFLYAIVKNVWLIFGVAFLSGVKWVLTINSTSAYVAGKVKLSERAQGMGLLNTMMSLGWVVGPLIGGYLSGISFELDFMGTLVPLGLALLLALRLPE; from the coding sequence ATGCCGAAGCGTGAGCAGGTTGTTATCCAAGGAAAGCGCGAGAGGACTCTTAAACTTAAAAAGCTCCGGGTTAGGCGGAGGAACGTCTTTTTCCTCGCCCTTGGAATGTTCATAGCCAACATGTCCTTCGGTATGGCCTTCCCCTACCTCGGGGTCTACACGCGCTACCTCGGGGCGAGCATGGTTATGGTCGGTCTTTTGAGCGTCGCCTTCAACCTGACCTCAACCATCTTTCAGTATCCCTTTGGCTGGCTCTCCGACTCGAGTGGCAACAGGAAGGGGTTCATAGCCTTTGGCATCGGTTCGATGGGCCTCTTCTACGCCATGATGGCCTTCGCGGCGTCACCGACCCAGGTTCTCATCCTTAGGACCCTTCAGGGTGTTTTCGGCTCGTCACTGACGCCCGCGCACTCCGCTTTGATCTCTGAACTCTCAACCAGGGCAGGCTCGATATTCGGCCTCTTCAACTCGGTTGAGAACGCCGGTTATATGGTCGGCAACTTCATTGGCTCGGCCGTTTCGGGCTACCTTGGCGTTAGGAGCATCTTCCTCCTGTCTGGGGTTTTGCTGTTTCTCTCCGTGTTCATTGTGCTCATGATACGCGAGAAACCCACAGGGAGGCGCTCTCTCCTTGGCATGATACTCGTCCAGGAGGGCAGGGAGGGCTGGCGCGCAACGGTGGGAGGTTCTGCATTTAGGAGGCTCCTCCGCGGAGAGCTTGGCCTTTTCTACCTCACGGTCCTGCTGGTTATGGTCGCGAGCGGGCAGTTCTACTCTGTCTCGCCCGTTTACTTTGAGAGAACCTTCGGCGGCTGGAGTGTTGGCGCTATCTTCGGCGTTGAGAGCCTGGCCGCGGCATTAACGGGTTACTACCTAGGCAGACTCATCGACAGTTACGGCCCCAGGAAGTTCTACCTCCTGGCGATAGCGGGCTACATAGCGGCGTTCTTCCTCTACGCCATCGTTAAAAACGTCTGGTTGATTTTCGGCGTTGCCTTCCTCTCGGGCGTCAAGTGGGTTCTTACAATCAACTCCACCTCGGCGTATGTGGCCGGGAAAGTGAAATTGAGCGAGAGGGCGCAGGGGATGGGTCTGCTCAACACGATGATGAGCCTTGGTTGGGTGGTTGGGCCTCTCATCGGCGGCTACCTCTCGGGAATAAGCTTTGAGCTGGACTTCATGGGCACGCTCGTGCCGCTCGGGTTAGCCCTCCTGCTGGCGCTCAGGCTTCCGGAGTGA
- a CDS encoding FAD-dependent oxidoreductase, translated as MMRTDVLIVGGGAAGIVAALTAKGSYPDKDVTMVRKEEKTLVPCGIPYIFGTLGSVEKDVISDDILKKSGINLVIDKITSVDLKEKAAETRNGERITFEKLILATGSKPLMPPINGADKENVFQVKKDFRYLSTMKERIKESQDIVIIGGGFIGVEFADELRKLGKDVSIVEMLPHVLYNSFDDEFCEMAEAELGGMGVGVYTNTRVKEITGKRSAEGVALSNGKNLNADLVIVAAGVRPNTELAERMGLKVSKYGIEVDEYMRTSHPDIFAVGDCAEKRDFFTRKPKLTLLASVATAEARIAGANLYRIKAFKQFRGTLGIFATKVGNLSLGAAGLIERSAKAEGFEYVVGRSNVSDKHPASLPEASEVSAKLIFTKQGGFFIGGQLAGGKTIGEMINLIGFAIESGYTASQYIGLQIGTHPLLTPAPTAPATIKAVEDALRQIYH; from the coding sequence ATGATGAGGACGGACGTTCTAATCGTAGGGGGCGGTGCGGCGGGGATAGTGGCCGCATTAACCGCAAAGGGCAGTTATCCGGATAAAGACGTCACCATGGTGCGGAAGGAGGAGAAAACCCTCGTTCCCTGCGGGATACCCTACATATTTGGAACGCTGGGAAGCGTTGAGAAGGACGTTATTTCCGACGACATCCTCAAAAAGAGCGGGATAAATTTGGTGATTGATAAGATAACCTCAGTTGATCTAAAAGAGAAAGCCGCAGAGACCCGCAACGGTGAAAGAATCACCTTTGAAAAGCTCATTCTGGCCACGGGCTCCAAACCCCTAATGCCCCCGATAAATGGAGCGGACAAAGAAAACGTGTTTCAGGTAAAGAAAGATTTTAGGTATCTGTCAACGATGAAGGAGCGAATCAAGGAGAGTCAAGATATCGTGATAATCGGCGGCGGTTTCATAGGTGTGGAGTTTGCCGATGAACTGAGAAAGCTCGGAAAAGACGTTTCGATAGTTGAGATGCTCCCCCACGTTCTCTACAACTCCTTTGACGATGAGTTCTGTGAGATGGCCGAAGCGGAACTCGGAGGGATGGGGGTTGGTGTTTACACAAACACTAGGGTCAAGGAGATAACGGGTAAACGATCCGCTGAGGGTGTTGCGCTGTCCAACGGCAAAAATCTGAACGCTGACCTCGTCATAGTGGCCGCGGGGGTTAGGCCCAACACGGAGCTGGCGGAGAGGATGGGATTAAAAGTCAGCAAGTACGGGATAGAAGTTGACGAGTACATGAGAACCTCCCATCCGGATATCTTTGCCGTTGGGGACTGTGCGGAAAAGAGGGACTTCTTCACAAGGAAACCCAAGCTTACGCTCCTTGCTTCAGTAGCCACCGCCGAGGCCAGGATAGCCGGGGCAAACCTTTACAGGATAAAGGCCTTCAAGCAGTTCCGTGGAACGCTCGGGATATTCGCCACCAAGGTCGGGAATCTGTCCCTGGGGGCTGCGGGGCTGATAGAGAGGAGTGCAAAGGCAGAGGGATTCGAATACGTAGTTGGCAGGAGCAACGTATCTGACAAACATCCCGCATCGCTCCCAGAGGCGAGTGAGGTATCTGCAAAGTTGATCTTCACAAAGCAGGGGGGGTTCTTCATCGGAGGACAGCTTGCGGGGGGAAAGACCATCGGCGAGATGATAAACCTCATCGGCTTTGCCATTGAAAGCGGCTACACTGCCTCCCAGTACATAGGACTTCAGATAGGCACCCACCCCCTATTAACACCCGCACCGACTGCTCCCGCGACGATAAAAGCGGTGGAGGATGCCCTGAGGCAGATATACCACTGA
- a CDS encoding FAD-binding oxidoreductase, which translates to MKSEAKTVIIGGGIIGLSVAYNLAKLGESDVVVLEKGYLGNGSTFRCGTGIRQQFGDEVNIRMMKRSVELWSGLSEELGHNVEFKQGGYLFLLYDEEELESFKKNVRLQNRFGVPSRIITPGEAREIVPPLNTDGVIGAAWNHTDGKANPFKVVFAYADAAKRLGVEIYEYTEAKGIKVENRKIKAVVTNRGEIKTGRVINAANAWAPKINEMAGVPVDIPIHPYKHQGVKTEPIKPGQIEPMVVSFKHGGVYLTQEANQGGVIGGYGLKYGPTYDITPTHEFLRGVSYRFSQIIPALKYINVIRIWGGYYAETPDGNATIGRINEIDEFYIAAGFSGHGFMLAPVVGEAMAELVVNGKTDKPLDFYDPYRFERGELRGKAIQMG; encoded by the coding sequence ATGAAAAGTGAGGCTAAAACTGTTATCATAGGCGGCGGCATCATAGGCCTCTCCGTAGCATACAACCTCGCCAAGCTCGGCGAAAGTGACGTGGTGGTTCTCGAAAAGGGCTACCTCGGCAATGGCTCGACCTTCCGCTGCGGAACCGGGATAAGGCAACAGTTCGGCGACGAGGTCAACATCAGGATGATGAAGCGCTCCGTGGAACTCTGGAGTGGGTTGAGTGAGGAACTCGGTCATAACGTTGAGTTTAAGCAGGGCGGTTACCTCTTCCTGCTTTACGACGAGGAAGAGCTTGAGTCGTTTAAAAAGAACGTCCGCCTTCAGAACAGGTTCGGCGTTCCATCGAGGATAATAACCCCCGGGGAGGCCAGGGAGATAGTCCCTCCCCTGAACACGGACGGGGTAATAGGGGCCGCTTGGAACCACACGGACGGGAAGGCCAACCCTTTCAAGGTCGTCTTCGCCTACGCAGACGCGGCGAAGAGGCTGGGTGTTGAAATCTACGAGTACACTGAGGCAAAGGGCATCAAAGTTGAAAATAGGAAGATAAAGGCCGTTGTGACGAACAGGGGTGAGATAAAAACAGGGCGGGTGATAAACGCGGCCAACGCTTGGGCACCGAAGATAAACGAAATGGCGGGTGTTCCAGTGGATATCCCCATCCACCCCTACAAGCATCAGGGCGTTAAGACCGAGCCTATAAAGCCAGGCCAGATAGAGCCGATGGTGGTCTCCTTCAAGCATGGCGGTGTTTACCTTACGCAGGAGGCGAACCAAGGAGGTGTCATAGGTGGCTACGGCCTCAAGTACGGTCCAACCTACGATATAACCCCGACCCACGAGTTCCTCCGCGGGGTTAGCTACCGCTTCTCCCAGATCATCCCGGCACTCAAGTACATTAACGTGATCAGGATCTGGGGTGGCTACTATGCCGAAACACCGGACGGAAACGCAACAATTGGTAGGATAAACGAGATAGACGAGTTCTACATCGCGGCGGGCTTCAGCGGCCACGGCTTCATGCTCGCACCGGTCGTGGGGGAGGCAATGGCAGAGCTGGTAGTTAACGGAAAAACGGACAAACCCCTTGATTTTTACGATCCCTACCGCTTTGAGCGTGGCGAACTCCGTGGAAAGGCCATCCAAATGGGGTGA
- a CDS encoding (2Fe-2S)-binding protein: MTENTGDPREKIIICRCNDVTQKEIEDLIDQGITDIEEIKRLTRIGMGPCQGRTCIPLVISIIARKTGKKPDEIPVPATRVPVRPVMMGVLAGEMDDEK; this comes from the coding sequence ATGACTGAGAACACAGGAGACCCAAGGGAAAAGATAATAATATGCCGGTGCAACGACGTCACGCAGAAGGAGATAGAGGACCTGATAGACCAAGGAATCACGGACATCGAGGAGATCAAGAGGCTGACGCGCATCGGAATGGGTCCCTGCCAGGGGAGAACTTGCATACCCCTAGTGATCAGCATAATCGCGAGGAAAACCGGAAAGAAGCCCGATGAAATCCCCGTTCCGGCCACGCGCGTCCCGGTCAGACCCGTCATGATGGGAGTGCTCGCGGGGGAGATGGACGATGAAAAGTGA
- a CDS encoding 4Fe-4S dicluster domain-containing protein, with protein MSNEIPHFLREGYLTVDELFEMTPKPSEKRLRARPVAIPECPQEIPCTPCKEVCPVNAISMPTPNDRPVVNYDKCIGCSLCVQVCPGLAFFMVQYVGDRARITMPYELLPVPKRGDEVILLNRVGEPVGRGKVTLVIPREKSMGDTAVVTVEVPMELAWDVRSIKVPGDGGDD; from the coding sequence ATGAGTAACGAAATACCGCACTTCCTCAGAGAGGGATACCTTACCGTTGACGAACTCTTTGAGATGACCCCCAAGCCGAGTGAGAAGAGGCTGAGGGCGAGGCCGGTGGCAATCCCGGAGTGCCCTCAGGAGATACCGTGCACCCCGTGCAAGGAAGTCTGCCCTGTCAACGCGATAAGTATGCCAACACCCAACGACAGGCCCGTTGTTAATTACGATAAGTGCATCGGCTGCTCCCTTTGCGTTCAGGTATGCCCGGGCCTGGCCTTTTTCATGGTCCAGTACGTTGGAGATAGAGCGAGGATAACGATGCCCTATGAACTCCTGCCCGTTCCGAAGAGGGGCGACGAGGTGATACTCCTCAACCGTGTTGGTGAACCCGTTGGAAGGGGGAAGGTTACCCTCGTTATTCCGCGCGAGAAGAGCATGGGAGATACTGCCGTTGTGACTGTGGAGGTGCCTATGGAACTGGCATGGGATGTCAGGTCGATTAAGGTGCCGGGAGATGGTGGAGATGACTGA
- a CDS encoding FAD-dependent oxidoreductase: MRLNEHPVLKFKRGRKITIYFEGQPIEAYEGETIAMALHAAGIRVLSYSGEKHRPRGLFCAIGKCSSCLVKVNGIPNVRSCITLVEDGMRVEMQRGKEELPKTAKPPAWKDAPHYTADVVVIGGGPAGLMAAINAADAGARVILIDEQPMLGGQLVKQTHKFFGKREQFAGVRGVEIAKILEEEVKKRENIKVFLETSAVGIFQEGDEKLVTAVRKNTELLEFTGKSLVVATGAMEKMIPFENNDLPGIYGAGAIQTLMNTYGVKPGNRVLIVGAGNVGLILAYQLIQAGVEVEAIVEAMPKVGGYFVHAAKVRRLGVPILTRHTILRAEGKEKVERAIVAQLDDKWRPIPGTEKTFDVDIIALAVGLRPSIELLHQAGCQIRYVRELSGHVAVRDDRMETTVQGIFVAGDSAGIEEATTAMLEGKIAGIAAALKAGVASPEWLNEIRKAQRDLDEFRSGPFGKHILEGIKKAMAGFEAKTSSEVRE; this comes from the coding sequence ATGCGTCTCAATGAGCATCCTGTTCTAAAGTTTAAACGCGGCAGGAAGATCACGATATACTTCGAAGGCCAGCCAATAGAGGCCTACGAGGGCGAAACCATAGCCATGGCACTTCACGCCGCGGGAATCAGGGTGTTGAGCTACAGTGGCGAGAAACACAGACCCAGGGGGCTTTTCTGTGCCATTGGAAAGTGTTCCTCCTGCCTGGTGAAGGTGAACGGGATTCCAAACGTCCGTTCCTGCATAACCCTCGTCGAGGACGGCATGAGGGTGGAGATGCAGAGGGGCAAGGAGGAGCTTCCAAAAACGGCAAAACCCCCGGCCTGGAAGGATGCACCGCACTATACCGCGGACGTCGTTGTGATAGGCGGCGGACCCGCCGGACTCATGGCGGCGATAAACGCGGCGGACGCCGGCGCGAGGGTCATTTTGATTGACGAACAGCCCATGCTCGGCGGCCAGCTCGTCAAGCAGACCCACAAGTTCTTCGGAAAGAGAGAGCAGTTCGCTGGGGTCAGGGGTGTTGAAATAGCCAAAATCCTTGAGGAAGAGGTTAAAAAGAGGGAGAACATCAAGGTATTCCTTGAGACCTCTGCCGTTGGCATCTTCCAGGAGGGAGATGAAAAGCTCGTAACTGCGGTGAGGAAGAACACCGAGCTTTTGGAGTTTACTGGAAAGAGCCTTGTCGTTGCCACCGGCGCGATGGAGAAGATGATTCCCTTTGAGAACAACGACCTGCCCGGGATCTACGGTGCCGGGGCGATACAGACCCTCATGAACACCTACGGCGTCAAGCCGGGCAATAGGGTTCTAATCGTCGGGGCCGGGAACGTGGGACTCATCCTGGCATACCAGCTCATACAGGCCGGCGTTGAGGTGGAGGCGATAGTCGAAGCGATGCCGAAGGTCGGCGGCTACTTCGTCCACGCTGCCAAAGTGAGGCGCCTCGGGGTGCCCATATTAACGAGGCACACGATTCTGCGCGCGGAAGGAAAGGAGAAGGTCGAGAGAGCTATCGTTGCCCAGCTCGACGATAAATGGAGGCCGATTCCCGGGACTGAAAAGACCTTTGACGTTGATATCATAGCCCTCGCCGTTGGCTTGAGACCAAGCATTGAACTCCTCCACCAGGCCGGCTGCCAGATAAGGTACGTCCGCGAGCTTAGCGGTCACGTCGCGGTGAGGGACGACAGGATGGAGACGACCGTCCAGGGAATCTTCGTTGCAGGGGATTCCGCAGGAATCGAGGAGGCAACGACGGCGATGCTCGAGGGGAAGATAGCGGGTATAGCGGCCGCGCTGAAAGCTGGTGTGGCCTCGCCGGAGTGGCTCAACGAGATAAGGAAAGCTCAGCGCGACCTCGACGAGTTCCGCTCCGGGCCGTTTGGAAAGCACATCCTGGAGGGCATAAAGAAGGCAATGGCAGGCTTTGAGGCCAAGACGTCCTCGGAGGTGAGAGAATGA
- a CDS encoding GTP-binding protein, with protein sequence MPTNVTAEYLAAEEEYHRAKTIPEKIRALEKMYATVPKHKGTEKLRLQIKRKLSELRRELEKQRQMKKGGGGPSIAVRKEGAAQIALVGLPNVGKSSLLRTLTNVETDVADYAFTTVQPVPGMMHHRDVQIQLVEVPGLVEGAALGKGMGPQLLSVVRNADAVAIVVDLSGDPVKQMKALLREFERAGIKVNKRRPRVEIKRTAMGGIVINGVENIKGDVSEVVKILRDERIHSAEVTVKEPVTLEEIADALDESLVWKRAIIIANKGDAPGSKENYERLLETYGDRFKVLPVSAKRKIQLEKLKDELYELAGIIRVFTKSPGEDPAYPPVPLKRGSTVMDLAEKIHKDFARNFRYARVWGKSVKFPGQRVGADHVLEDGDIVEIHAR encoded by the coding sequence ATGCCAACGAACGTAACAGCGGAGTACCTTGCGGCAGAGGAGGAGTACCACAGGGCCAAGACTATTCCCGAGAAGATACGCGCCCTCGAGAAGATGTATGCCACCGTCCCAAAGCACAAAGGAACCGAAAAGCTCAGACTTCAAATAAAGAGGAAGCTCTCCGAACTCAGGAGGGAGCTTGAGAAGCAGAGGCAGATGAAGAAGGGGGGCGGTGGTCCCTCAATAGCCGTTAGAAAGGAAGGCGCCGCCCAGATAGCCCTCGTCGGACTTCCAAACGTTGGTAAAAGCTCCCTCCTCAGGACACTCACAAATGTGGAGACGGACGTGGCCGACTACGCCTTCACCACAGTTCAGCCCGTTCCAGGCATGATGCACCATAGGGACGTCCAGATTCAGCTGGTGGAGGTCCCGGGCCTCGTTGAGGGTGCTGCCCTTGGAAAGGGCATGGGGCCACAGCTTTTGAGCGTCGTTAGGAATGCGGACGCGGTGGCCATCGTTGTGGACCTCTCTGGGGACCCGGTGAAGCAGATGAAGGCACTCCTGCGCGAGTTTGAGAGGGCCGGAATAAAGGTCAACAAGCGCCGTCCAAGGGTTGAAATTAAGAGAACCGCCATGGGCGGCATAGTGATCAACGGCGTCGAGAACATAAAGGGTGACGTGAGCGAGGTTGTGAAGATACTCCGGGATGAGAGGATTCACTCTGCCGAAGTTACTGTCAAGGAGCCTGTAACACTTGAGGAAATAGCCGATGCCCTGGATGAAAGTCTCGTCTGGAAGAGGGCGATAATCATTGCCAACAAGGGCGACGCCCCCGGCAGTAAAGAGAACTACGAGAGGTTGCTTGAGACATACGGCGACCGCTTCAAGGTACTTCCCGTCTCGGCGAAGCGGAAGATACAGCTGGAGAAGCTGAAGGATGAGCTCTATGAGTTAGCTGGAATAATCCGCGTCTTCACAAAGAGCCCCGGCGAAGATCCAGCTTATCCCCCCGTGCCGCTCAAGAGGGGCTCAACGGTCATGGATCTGGCGGAGAAAATCCACAAGGACTTCGCCAGGAACTTCCGCTACGCCCGTGTCTGGGGAAAGAGCGTCAAGTTTCCGGGTCAGAGGGTTGGGGCCGATCACGTGCTTGAGGACGGGGACATAGTGGAGATTCACGCGAGGTAG
- a CDS encoding Lrp/AsnC family transcriptional regulator, which translates to MRTGLDEVDKKILTILQKNSRTPLREISKEVGLAESTVYERIKKLKERGIIQKFTVMLDPESLGFNIMAFILIKSKAGMYTSVADELSRYPQIVEIYETTGDYDMLVKIRTNGSDELNEFLDRIGNVDGVVATHTMVVLKVHKETTELPL; encoded by the coding sequence ATGCGAACGGGTTTGGACGAGGTAGATAAGAAGATACTTACCATACTCCAGAAGAACAGTAGAACACCCCTAAGGGAGATATCAAAGGAGGTTGGTTTAGCGGAATCGACGGTTTACGAGAGGATAAAGAAGCTGAAGGAGCGCGGAATCATTCAGAAGTTCACCGTAATGCTCGACCCCGAGTCCCTCGGATTCAACATAATGGCATTTATACTCATAAAGTCCAAGGCCGGGATGTACACCAGCGTAGCAGACGAACTTTCTAGATATCCCCAAATAGTTGAGATATACGAGACCACCGGCGACTACGACATGCTCGTGAAGATAAGGACGAACGGGAGCGACGAGCTTAACGAGTTCCTCGACAGGATAGGAAACGTTGATGGAGTCGTTGCGACACACACAATGGTGGTTCTCAAGGTCCACAAGGAGACAACCGAGCTCCCTCTCTGA
- the pfpI gene encoding deglycase PfpI has translation MKVLSLSADEFEDLELIYPLHRLKEEGHEVYVASFQRGKITGKHGYSAEVQLTFDEVDADEFDALVLPGGKAPERVRLSEKAVSIAGKMFEDGKPVASICHGPQILISAGVLKGRRGTSTITIRDDVKNAGAEWIDAEVVVDGNWVSSRHPGDLYAWMREFVKLLG, from the coding sequence ATGAAGGTGCTGTCTCTGAGTGCAGACGAGTTTGAGGATCTGGAGCTCATATATCCCCTCCACAGACTCAAGGAGGAAGGCCACGAAGTTTACGTGGCAAGCTTCCAGAGGGGGAAGATAACGGGCAAGCACGGCTATTCCGCAGAGGTCCAGCTAACCTTTGATGAGGTCGATGCTGACGAGTTCGACGCGCTGGTTCTGCCTGGAGGGAAGGCCCCTGAAAGGGTGAGGCTCAGTGAGAAGGCGGTTTCAATCGCAGGGAAGATGTTTGAGGACGGGAAGCCGGTCGCGAGCATATGCCACGGGCCGCAGATACTTATCTCAGCCGGCGTCCTGAAGGGCAGGCGAGGGACGAGCACGATAACAATCCGCGACGACGTGAAAAACGCCGGAGCGGAGTGGATTGATGCCGAGGTTGTCGTGGATGGCAACTGGGTCAGCTCGAGGCACCCCGGCGACCTCTACGCCTGGATGCGCGAGTTCGTGAAGCTCCTAGGGTGA